The following proteins come from a genomic window of Canis aureus isolate CA01 chromosome 3, VMU_Caureus_v.1.0, whole genome shotgun sequence:
- the DDI1 gene encoding protein DDI1 homolog 1, whose product MLITVYCVRRDLSEATFSLQVNPDFELHNFRLLCELESGIPVDEIQIIFMERLLTDDRCSLGSYGLRDGDVVVLLQRESAGPRPHGRTSSLLQVDFTRLAVPGTSSSRQQQQQQQQRAPSAQQSHGLDSGEKMTPTQGLDSPALIRSMLLSNPHDLSLLKERNPPLAEALLSGNLDTFSHVLREQQRERALREQERLRLYTADPFDLEAQAKIEEEIRQQNIEENMNIAMEEAPESFGQVAMLYINCKVNGHPLKAFVDSGAQMTIMSQACAERCNIIRLVDRRWAGIAKGVGTQRIIGRVHLAQIQIEGDFLQCSFSILEEQPMDMLLGLDMLRRHQCSIDLKKNVLVIGTTGTQTPFLPEGELPLCAKLVSSAGQQESPDKEGADTIKHSVMDLGWRKH is encoded by the coding sequence ATGCTGATCACCGTGTACTGTGTGCGGAGGGACCTGTCCGAGGCGACCTTCTCCCTCCAGGTCAACCCTGACTTCGAACTGCACAACTTCCGCCTCCTTTGTGAGCTCGAGTCTGGCATCCCTGTGGACGAGATCCAGATCATCTTCATGGAGCGGCTCCTCACCGACGAccgctgctccctgggctcctaCGGCCTCAGAGACGGTGACGTGGTGGTgctgctgcagagggagagcgCGGGGCCGCGGCCGCACGGACGAACATCCAGCCTGCTGCAGGTAGATTTCACCAGGTTAGCCGTGCCGGGCACGTCCAGCTcccgccagcagcagcagcagcagcagcagcgggcCCCGTCAGCGCAGCAGTCCCACGGCCTGGACTCCGGAGAGAAGATGACACCCACACAGGGCCTGGACAGCCCCGCGTTGATCCGGAGCATGCTACTGTCCAACCCCCACGACCTGTCACTGCTCAAGGAGCGCAACCCGCCCCTGGCCGaagccctgctcagcgggaaccTCGACACATTTTCTCATGtcctcagggagcagcagagagaaagggcCCTGAGAGAGCAGGAGCGGCTGCGCCTCTACACTGCCGACCCATTCGACTTGGAAGCTCAGgccaaaatagaagaagaaatccGGCAGCAGAACATCGAGGAAAATATGAACATAGCGATGGAGGAGGCTCCAGAGAGTTTCGGACAAGTGGCCATGCTCTATATCAACTGCAAAGTGAATGGACATCCTCTGAAGGCCTTCGTGGACTCTGGAGCCCAGATGACTATCATGAGCCAAGCCTGTGCCGAGAGATGTAATATAATACGGCTGGTGGACCGCCGGTGGGCTGGCATTGCCAAAGGGGTGGGCACGCAGAGGATTATTGGCCGAGTCCATCTAGCTCAGATTCAGATTGAAGGTGATTTCCTACAGTGCTCTTTCTCCATCCTGGAGGAGCAGCCCATGGACATGCTTCTGGGGCTGGATATGCTCAGGAGACACCAGTGTTCCATCGACTTGAAGAAGAATGTGCTGGTGATCGGCACCACTGGTACACAGACTCCCTTTCTTCCCGAGGGAGAGTTACCCCTGTGTGCCAAGCTGGTAAGTAGTGCTGGGCAACAAGAATCTCCAGACAAAGAAGGAGCAGATACTATTAAGCATTCAGTCATGGATTTAGGATGGAGAAAACATTGA